In Myxosarcina sp. GI1, one genomic interval encodes:
- a CDS encoding anti-sigma factor antagonist (This anti-anti-sigma factor, or anti-sigma factor antagonist, belongs to a family that includes characterized members SpoIIAA, RsbV, RsfA, and RsfB.): MSFAAILQIEDNVAQITLSGELDASTAPIFKEKIESIPTQYINRLVLLTEDLEYMSSAGLRVLIFSKQKMGADVEIYVVSPQEMVLDTLEKTGFHHSITIVDEYEPVAS, from the coding sequence ATGAGTTTTGCAGCAATTTTACAAATTGAGGATAATGTCGCTCAAATTACTTTATCTGGCGAATTGGATGCCAGTACCGCACCCATATTTAAAGAAAAAATCGAATCAATACCAACTCAATATATTAACAGGTTAGTTTTGCTGACCGAAGACTTGGAATATATGTCCAGTGCTGGTTTGCGAGTACTGATTTTCTCCAAGCAAAAAATGGGTGCTGACGTAGAGATATACGTTGTTAGCCCTCAAGAAATGGTTTTAGACACTTTAGAAAAAACTGGCTTTCATCACAGCATTACGATTGTAGATGAATACGAACCAGTTGCCAGCTAA
- the glgX gene encoding glycogen debranching protein GlgX, translating into MIATERIDIHPTHNYSNLKLRRGKPFPFGATLVPGGVNFSIFSSHATSCTLVLFKKHAPQPMVEIPFPKEFRIGNVYCMVVFDLDYENLEYGYRMDGPNDFAAGQWFDSNKILADPYAKIMGGRDIWGTPPNWEDTYQHRSRIVFDDFDWEDDRPLEIEPADQIIYEMHVRSFTRDASSGVPAKHQGTFAGIRDKIPYLKELGVNAIELMPIFEFDEFENSRLNPETGEVLLNYWGYSTVGFFAPKAGYAATGRLGMQADELKALVKELHKNGIEIILDVVFNHTAEGNEQGPTISFRGIDNKTYYMLTPEGYYFNFSGCGNTLNCNNPIVRNLVLDCLRYWAEEYHIDGFRFDLASILGRDPWGFPLANPPLLETLAFDPILAKCKLIAEAWDAGGLYQVGSFPAYGRWAEWNGKYRDTIRKFLKGDATVGEMAQKLQGSPDLYAWEGRAPATSINFITAHDGFTLMDLVSYNQKHNQANGENNNDGDNSNESWNCGWEGATDDPEINALRRRQIKNAVAMLVVSQGVPMILMGDELGRTKQGNNNTYCHDNQLNWLDWNLLESNADLFGFFQHCIAFRKAHPVLRNRQHFQNRDYVGSGYADITWHGDRAWQADWSDSSRTLAFMLCGKHARQGTVEDNYIYVAMNVHWQANWFELPGLPTGMNWHVFANTGVPSPEDIWQLGTEPKLENQTGILLGDRSVVILVGK; encoded by the coding sequence ATGATCGCCACCGAACGCATCGATATTCATCCCACTCATAACTATAGCAACTTAAAGCTGCGTCGGGGAAAACCGTTTCCCTTTGGTGCGACTTTAGTACCTGGAGGAGTAAACTTTTCGATCTTTTCCAGTCATGCCACTTCCTGCACCCTGGTTTTGTTTAAAAAACACGCACCCCAGCCAATGGTGGAAATCCCTTTCCCTAAAGAGTTTCGCATCGGCAATGTTTACTGTATGGTGGTCTTCGATCTCGATTACGAGAACTTAGAATATGGCTATCGTATGGATGGACCCAATGACTTTGCCGCAGGTCAGTGGTTTGACAGTAATAAAATTCTGGCAGATCCCTATGCCAAAATTATGGGTGGTCGAGATATTTGGGGGACTCCTCCAAACTGGGAAGATACATACCAACATCGCTCTCGCATTGTCTTTGATGACTTTGATTGGGAAGACGACCGTCCTTTAGAAATCGAACCTGCCGATCAGATTATCTATGAGATGCACGTCCGTAGCTTTACTCGCGATGCTTCTTCGGGAGTACCAGCGAAACACCAGGGTACTTTTGCGGGAATTCGCGATAAAATTCCCTATCTCAAAGAATTGGGAGTAAATGCGATCGAATTGATGCCCATTTTTGAATTCGATGAGTTTGAAAATAGCCGTCTCAACCCCGAAACGGGAGAAGTATTACTCAATTATTGGGGTTACAGTACTGTTGGCTTTTTCGCTCCCAAAGCGGGTTACGCCGCTACGGGAAGGCTGGGAATGCAGGCGGACGAGTTAAAGGCTTTAGTCAAAGAATTACACAAAAACGGCATTGAAATAATTTTAGATGTGGTTTTCAATCACACTGCTGAGGGAAACGAACAAGGACCGACGATTTCTTTTCGCGGTATCGATAACAAGACCTACTATATGCTGACTCCCGAAGGGTATTATTTCAACTTTAGCGGTTGCGGTAATACTCTCAACTGTAACAATCCCATCGTGCGTAACTTAGTTCTAGACTGTCTGCGCTATTGGGCAGAAGAATATCACATTGACGGTTTTCGCTTTGACCTGGCATCAATTTTAGGACGCGATCCCTGGGGTTTTCCTCTAGCCAACCCACCTCTGTTAGAAACTCTGGCTTTCGATCCGATTTTGGCTAAATGCAAACTGATTGCCGAAGCCTGGGATGCTGGCGGTTTGTATCAGGTTGGTTCTTTTCCCGCTTATGGACGCTGGGCGGAGTGGAACGGTAAGTATCGCGATACCATACGTAAGTTTCTTAAAGGCGATGCCACCGTTGGCGAAATGGCTCAGAAATTGCAAGGATCGCCAGACCTCTATGCCTGGGAAGGACGCGCCCCTGCTACTTCAATCAATTTTATTACCGCTCACGATGGTTTTACCTTGATGGATTTGGTTTCTTATAATCAGAAACACAATCAAGCCAATGGCGAAAACAACAACGACGGCGATAACAGTAACGAAAGTTGGAATTGTGGTTGGGAAGGTGCGACCGACGATCCTGAAATTAATGCTTTGCGACGGCGACAGATTAAAAATGCCGTAGCGATGTTAGTGGTCAGTCAGGGAGTACCGATGATTCTCATGGGAGACGAACTCGGACGTACCAAACAGGGTAACAACAATACCTACTGTCACGATAACCAGTTAAACTGGCTCGATTGGAATCTGTTAGAAAGCAATGCCGACTTGTTTGGGTTTTTCCAACACTGTATTGCTTTTCGTAAAGCACACCCCGTTTTACGCAATCGCCAGCACTTCCAAAATCGTGATTATGTCGGTAGCGGCTATGCAGATATTACCTGGCACGGCGATCGAGCTTGGCAGGCTGACTGGTCAGATTCCAGCCGTACATTAGCTTTTATGCTGTGTGGCAAACACGCTCGACAGGGAACGGTTGAAGATAACTATATCTATGTGGCGATGAATGTTCACTGGCAGGCAAACTGGTTTGAACTACCAGGCTTACCTACGGGAATGAACTGGCACGTTTTTGCTAATACTGGTGTACCTTCCCCCGAAGATATTTGGCAACTAGGAACAGAACCCAAACTGGAAAATCAAACAGGAATTCTGTTGGGCGATCGCTCGGTAGTAATTTTAGTCGGTAAGTAG
- a CDS encoding anti-sigma factor antagonist → MEINVKNLEDIAVVELAGDVDASTAPQVQQQILPLAQPNSKILLDMSQVPYMSSAGLRVLLSLYRQTTAKNGKLVLVGLSEDLQDTMSVTGFLDFFTTGETREAALTELQESVA, encoded by the coding sequence ATGGAAATTAACGTCAAAAACTTAGAAGATATCGCAGTAGTAGAATTAGCTGGCGATGTCGATGCCAGCACTGCTCCCCAAGTACAGCAACAAATATTACCTCTAGCACAGCCAAACAGTAAAATTTTGCTCGACATGAGCCAAGTACCCTATATGTCTAGTGCGGGGTTACGAGTATTGCTCTCTTTGTATCGACAAACCACAGCTAAAAACGGAAAGTTAGTTTTAGTCGGACTTTCCGAAGACCTACAAGATACCATGTCCGTTACGGGATTTCTCGACTTTTTTACTACAGGTGAAACTCGCGAAGCTGCATTAACCGAACTTCAGGAGTCAGTAGCATGA